The following proteins come from a genomic window of Hymenobacter canadensis:
- a CDS encoding START-like domain-containing protein, whose product MPLSATRHKHRFTVEFPINASPKILYPYLASASGLSQWFCQDVRIDEDHRFNFIWDNQPHFAEMNSHRTNRSVRYVFLDQNKRHTPDANYLDFTLEESQLTQEVYLRVLDYSEETDDDELQGMWESLIVKLRELVGG is encoded by the coding sequence TCACAAACATCGGTTCACTGTCGAATTTCCTATCAATGCCTCCCCGAAAATCCTGTATCCGTATTTAGCTTCGGCTTCCGGGCTGTCGCAGTGGTTTTGCCAGGATGTGCGTATCGACGAGGATCACCGCTTTAACTTCATCTGGGACAATCAGCCCCATTTCGCAGAAATGAACTCGCACCGCACCAACCGCTCGGTGCGCTATGTCTTCCTCGACCAAAACAAGCGCCATACGCCGGATGCCAACTACCTGGATTTCACGCTGGAAGAGTCGCAGCTGACGCAGGAAGTGTACCTGCGGGTGCTGGACTACTCCGAGGAAACCGACGACGACGAGTTGCAGGGCATGTGGGAAAGCCTGATCGTGAAGCTGCGTGAACTGGTAGGCGGCTAA